From a single Pseudobutyrivibrio xylanivorans genomic region:
- a CDS encoding IS110 family transposase, producing MISVGVDVSKGKSTVCVMKPYGEIVLKPFEVQHTESELSELEKMLRKLDGEVRLVMEATGVYHLPLLTFFLERGYFVSVINPYAMRKYAKDNSIRGAKTDKLDSIVIANYGIEKWYKLQNYDKDEAIYAELKLLGRRYRFYMELHIKALQELTHMLDYTMPGLKTKFNSWDEKNNKDKLSDFVERFWHYDLIIGMSRDDFVVAYCEWAKEKKYQKSQSKAEEIYELASNGIPTLSSSTPSTKMLVQEAISVLRAIDDTLNTILTRMKELAKSLPEYSTVRAMGGVGDVLAPKLIAEIGDIRKLHSAKALIAVAGIDPPPYESGQFVGSNRRITKRGSSTLRKVGYEVMRVLKSHPEPEDNAVYNYILKKEAEGKTKKHAKIAGLNKFLRIYYARVSEVYK from the coding sequence ATGATAAGCGTAGGTGTTGATGTTTCTAAAGGTAAAAGTACTGTATGCGTTATGAAGCCATACGGAGAAATTGTATTAAAACCGTTTGAAGTACAGCATACAGAAAGTGAGCTCAGCGAACTTGAGAAGATGTTAAGGAAGCTGGATGGCGAAGTAAGATTGGTTATGGAAGCCACAGGTGTATACCATTTGCCATTGCTAACTTTTTTTCTTGAGCGTGGGTATTTTGTGTCGGTAATAAATCCATATGCCATGAGAAAATATGCTAAAGATAACAGCATTCGTGGCGCTAAAACAGACAAATTGGACTCAATTGTCATAGCAAACTATGGTATTGAAAAATGGTATAAGCTTCAAAACTATGACAAAGATGAGGCTATATATGCTGAGCTTAAGTTGCTTGGGAGACGTTACAGATTCTATATGGAACTACACATTAAAGCGCTTCAAGAATTAACTCATATGTTAGATTACACAATGCCAGGCTTAAAAACTAAATTTAATAGTTGGGATGAAAAGAATAATAAAGATAAACTTAGTGATTTTGTAGAACGCTTCTGGCATTATGACCTGATTATCGGAATGAGTCGTGATGATTTTGTGGTGGCCTATTGTGAGTGGGCTAAAGAAAAGAAATACCAAAAGAGCCAATCAAAAGCTGAAGAAATATATGAATTGGCATCTAATGGTATTCCTACGTTATCTTCAAGTACTCCATCTACAAAAATGTTAGTACAAGAAGCTATATCTGTGTTGAGAGCAATTGATGATACCCTCAATACAATTCTAACACGAATGAAGGAACTTGCTAAGAGTTTACCTGAATATTCTACTGTTAGAGCAATGGGTGGGGTTGGTGATGTATTGGCACCTAAGTTGATTGCTGAAATTGGAGATATAAGAAAACTTCATAGCGCAAAAGCACTTATTGCTGTTGCGGGAATAGATCCTCCTCCATATGAATCAGGACAATTTGTAGGTTCAAACCGGCGCATAACGAAAAGAGGTTCATCAACGCTACGAAAAGTAGGGTATGAAGTTATGCGAGTGTTGAAGAGTCACCCTGAACCAGAGGATAATGCTGTATACAATTACATCCTGAAAAAGGAAGCTGAAGGTAAAACAAAGAAACATGCAAAAATAGCAGGTTTAAACAAGTTTTTAAGGATATATTATGCAAGAGTAAGTGAAGTGTATAAATAG
- a CDS encoding carbohydrate ABC transporter permease: MARKDFSGIARSFIAHFVLIVLAFMCLFFFYILIINSTCSHAELQKGFSALPKSNFVTNFKNVANDGTFPMRRGIVNSIIVSSLCAAICTYFSALTAYGLYVYDFKLKKVAFTFIMIILVMPTQVTALGFLRLVTNMGLYDTLIPLILPAIASPAVFYFMYSYLQSNLQLSLVEAARIDGCGEFITFNRIIFPIMKPAVAVQAIFTFVGSWNNYFVPALVLQSKEKSTVPILIATLRGADYMNFDMGKIYMMITVAIVPIIIAYLFLSKFIIAGVALGGVKE; the protein is encoded by the coding sequence ATGGCAAGAAAAGATTTTAGTGGTATAGCAAGAAGCTTCATTGCACATTTTGTATTAATCGTTCTTGCGTTTATGTGTTTATTCTTCTTCTATATTTTGATTATTAATTCGACCTGCTCACATGCTGAGCTCCAGAAGGGCTTCTCAGCATTGCCAAAGAGCAATTTTGTTACAAACTTTAAGAACGTTGCAAATGATGGTACATTCCCAATGAGAAGAGGAATCGTAAACAGTATCATCGTATCCAGCTTGTGTGCTGCAATCTGTACATATTTCTCAGCTCTTACAGCTTATGGACTTTATGTATATGATTTCAAGCTCAAGAAGGTGGCTTTCACATTTATCATGATTATCCTTGTAATGCCTACACAGGTTACCGCGCTTGGTTTCCTTCGTCTTGTTACAAATATGGGATTATATGATACTTTGATTCCACTTATCTTGCCAGCTATTGCAAGTCCGGCTGTATTCTATTTCATGTACAGCTACCTTCAGTCAAACCTTCAGCTTTCACTTGTTGAGGCTGCAAGAATTGACGGTTGTGGTGAGTTTATTACCTTCAACAGAATCATCTTCCCAATTATGAAGCCAGCGGTTGCTGTTCAGGCAATCTTCACCTTCGTAGGTTCATGGAATAACTACTTCGTTCCAGCCCTTGTGCTTCAGTCAAAGGAAAAGTCAACAGTGCCAATTCTGATTGCTACTCTTCGTGGTGCTGATTACATGAACTTTGATATGGGCAAGATTTACATGATGATTACAGTGGCTATTGTGCCAATCATAATTGCATATCTCTTCCTTTCTAAATTTATTATCGCCGGTGTTGCACTTGGTGGTGTAAAGGAATAA